ATGTGATTACATTGCTTCAAATCTTCTTGATTATGAGAATCACTATTCACAGCACTCGCTCCAATGTTTCGAATGTGGAATTGGTTTCGATACTGCTCATCGTTTGGAGGTTCATCATGACGAGCGACAtaatccatttttcgaaattcaagtTTCTCGTGAGCCTGGAATTAATCATTTTCGTTGTCTTCATCCAACATgcgaaattcgattttctaatAACCGAACACGTGATGAGCATTCACGGATTATTCACTTCATCCATGGTGAATCGTCTCGTCGGCGGAAGGCAGAAGACAATGGAGTCACATCAATCTTAAATGGTGCAATGAACAAAATGAGCTTGCTGGAAGGTGAAGATACCGGATGGTCTGGTGAAATGCAACATGGATTAGAAATGAAAACGAAACGAAGAGTAAAAAAAGCAGCTCGAAAAATGAATCTCGCCCCCGAAACGCACGGaatatgaataaaatattttaaagccattaaaattaaacaggTCGCAATAAAACTActaaatatttcagttttttttttaatatttatgatgttttgtaatattttagggaggaaatttgttcaaaatggcaaaaaattggcaagCCGCTGGTGACGCATTCCTGGAAGCCGCTGAATTCTACGCTAAAAATGGGGACTCCAAGCACGACTGCGCCACTCAGTATGCTGAAGCTGCGAATTGTTTCCGCAAGATTCAACCAGAGGTTCGAGATTTCGAGACTTGTTCGTAATTTAAgaatcttgatttttcagcgtGCTGTTCAATGTCTTGAAAAAACTTCGGAAATCTACACTGACATGGGTCGCTTCACAATGGCCGCAAAAAATCATGTAAGCATTGCTGAACTCTACGAAACTGAGCTTCCGGACAAAGAGCAATGTGTGAAGCACTACCAACAAGCCGCCGACTATTATAAAGGAGAAGAACAGAAAAGTAGTGCCAGCAAGTGCCTTGTCAAAGTAGCCATGTATTCTGCCGAATTGGAAAAGTATTCTCAAGCTATTGCTGTATTCGAAGAGATTGCATTCTTCGAAGCCGATCATTCAACCCTCAAGTATGCTGCTAAAGGACACTTCTTCCAAGCTCTTTTATGTCATTTGTGCATTGATCCAGTAAGCTCCCATCTGCATTAACACTGAaatcgttttatttttaagatcAACACACAACAAGCACTTCAAAAGTACGAAAACGCGTCTCCATCGTTCACAGATTCGAGGGAATGTAAATTTGTAAAGGAACTATTGGCAGCTATtgatgaaaagaaagaagaaactTTTACCGAATGTGTGGCAAACTTTGACAAGATTAGCAGGTATCGTGTTTTGTCGAAtcacttttcaatatttaaaaaatcatccaaatttgaaaaaaaaattcgttagAAATGCCAAGTTTGAAATTAGTTTGTAACTGCATCATATGTCTCTGTATACTTTTATcacaaaactgaaacaaaaattgattgttaAATTAGTGAGCtggaaaaagtcaaaagtaGCTGATTTGAATTGTCGTGCAACtcgagaattcaaatttaagagCTAGTATTTTTTAGCCAATTGAATTAATTACCAGTCTGATTTTTGTTCtgtaatattaaaaaaaaaaaccttcaaaataaatatatacacCATTTTGCCAGTAATTTTCCATTCATGATGTCTTTAGATTCGAATTCcaggaatatgaaaaaaatcactattAGGATAATGctaattttcttttcactttttttcaatagttttctcATTGTTGGTATCATGCCATAAACATGCTTTGAAAAGGTCATGTGACTACAttcttatcaatatttttctttcagactCGATAACTGGTCGACTTCTCTGCTTCTCAAGGTAAAGCGTACCATTGAAGGTGAAGATGAGGACGATTTGCGATAAAtatcttttttccaatttttccgattcATGTACTTCCTAATCTTATTTATTCTCATTTAAATATCTCTCTCATTTCCATCCCCCATTTCCATAATTGCGTTGTGTTGTAAAAAAAAGCAGATGTAGAATTCTATTTTGACCAATATTCTTTCGCACCACCCAGTTTTTCTAACTGCGTAactgtattttcaaattccagcaatatttaaatatttactATTCAAATcgctttctgaaatttcaattcctgtTTAAATgaagtctgaaaaatgtaaGTTCCTCAATTCTTTGATTTAAGGATGGCTTATTTGCTGCGACCGCATACTTCACTAGAAATTGAAGGTTTcgagtttaaaaaatgcctTATTGTTTCAGTTTCCAATGGGAAATGAGGAGGAAGAAGATTCAAATGTAAGATATTGGAAAACGAAGTACGATCATCTTAATGAAGATTatgaaagaataaaaatacGGACGGAAAGTCTCGAAAATCGATTATTAGATGTTGTTGAAGAAAATGATAGAAAAGATAATGAAAATAGTGAGAGAATTAGACAATTAGATGAGGCGTTGAAAGAATCACAAAAACGAGTTGAACAGTTGGAAGCGGCTTGTGTAAgtgattagaaaaaaacatagaattaaaatgagatttcaaaaattgcagtttcgATACAAAAACCAAGCCAAAGGGGAATTTGCAAGTTCTATCAAAAGTGAagagaaattagaaaaatctcaACGGAAAGATGATGAAGACAATGAGTATTCAAACGAATTACAAAGTGTACAAGAACTGAGAACAATTAGTGGAGAAAGTGtatgttttgattttctataaaatagAAACATTACAGGAACAAAAAGTTGCGTATTACGCAAAATATTTGAcgcacaaaatatctcgtagcgaaaactacagtaatgtTTTATATGACTGcagtagcgcttgtgtcgatttacgggctcgattatcgaaattaattaaaataatttatttatcgatagaatataaaaatcaagcaaagcattagaaaataatataaaaaacgaaaacactattccaaaaacaattaattccaaaaatcgagCTGGTAGATCGACAAAAGCggtacagtagtcatttacgAATTACTGTAGTAATATTGTTTATTTGTCACAAGAAAGAGCTACACCGGAAGATagaaaataaagtaaaataaaatgatgtagttttcgctacgagatattttgcgcgtcaaatatattgcgcatgaaatctaaaattaaaaaaaaaattctccgaGTTTTATTGGCGCGCAAAAAGGTTtataattatcttttttttttgaaatttgcactTTGAGAACtgatttaaaagttttatcaggaaaacgaaaataaaacgacaaaatttgttaaaaactaaGTAATTTCGTTggaattcaaagaaaatataaaaaacagCCACACAAAGCCGAAAAAagctaccataaacttttttgcgtGCCGAGACCCATATGGATTAATCCGTGTACCTTTAGAAGGAATGCCAAACTCTAGTGAAATAGAGTAAACATTAGAGTAATGCAAgttaacttcaattttcagtcaaaattttggtaacgGAATTAGAATATCGTAATACTCTAAATATTAAAAGTactctaaatatttttttcattacttCATTTTAAAGTTGTTATAATTATTTCAGCCCCGTTCATCAATCGATGGAATCACCCGTTCTCTAGACTTTCACTCTGGTGATCATCTCATATGCGAATATCACAAATTACCGGTTCTCGCAAAAGGCGAAGGATTCATCTACGGGTTCCGTTGGCAcatattcaataaaattcacaTCGTGTAACCCTATTTCATCTCTTGCATTGTAgcattttttctgtgattttgtttttcggAATAAAGTTTATGTGTCCTTCAAAATCCGATACATGTCTTGGCAATGAATAATTCATTTCAAACTTGGCGACACCTTTATTGCTTCTCGTGCTCACGTGAACTgagatgaaaaattattggaaatgaGCTCTACAAAAAAGACTCGCCAAAGAACTAGGAAATAGTATATTGTTTGGTTTTTGACACAATTTCATCGCTGGTATTATTGTGTACACGATTGGGCTAATAAGCAAGAGGCGTGTTCCCATTTTTCGCTTTGGAGCTGCAGAACAAAAGGATGcgataaatatatatttagaGATTCTCTTGTTGTTCCTCTCGATAACACACCGTTATTGCAGTTTTGTAGTTTATTAGTGGCAGGTAATTCAGAACAATAATTTTGATATGGTTACACCTATACACCTAGacccgaaattttgaaaaacaatacaGTAGTACATAGATTTATAAATTATAActatgtatatatttttttaattgttcgGTAGCTTACCGAAATGAATCCAgttaatttcaat
This is a stretch of genomic DNA from Caenorhabditis elegans chromosome V. It encodes these proteins:
- the snap-1 gene encoding C2H2-type domain-containing protein (Confirmed by transcript evidence), with protein sequence MSDNEAKARQKMAEGRKKLSGGGGFLNRMFGGGGSNAEAADLFIQVNTSSENQETVTGQNELRNTFANNRLDQEDDNMDEVDDEDFIDEHSFCEIECSHNGCDYIASNLLDYENHYSQHSLQCFECGIGFDTAHRLEVHHDERHNPFFEIQVSREPGINHFRCLHPTCEIRFSNNRTRDEHSRIIHFIHGESSRRRKAEDNGVTSILNGAMNKMSLLEGEDTGWSGEMQHGLEMKTKRRVKKAARKMNLAPETHGI
- the snap-1 gene encoding Alpha-soluble NSF attachment protein (Confirmed by transcript evidence), translating into MSDNEAKARQKMAEGRKKLSGGGGFLNRMFGGGGSNAEAADLFIQGGNLFKMAKNWQAAGDAFLEAAEFYAKNGDSKHDCATQYAEAANCFRKIQPERAVQCLEKTSEIYTDMGRFTMAAKNHVSIAELYETELPDKEQCVKHYQQAADYYKGEEQKSSASKCLVKVAMYSAELEKYSQAIAVFEEIAFFEADHSTLKYAAKGHFFQALLCHLCIDPINTQQALQKYENASPSFTDSRECKFVKELLAAIDEKKEETFTECVANFDKISRLDNWSTSLLLKVKRTIEGEDEDDLR
- the D1014.4 gene encoding t-SNARE coiled-coil homology domain-containing protein (Confirmed by transcript evidence), producing MGNEEEEDSNVRYWKTKYDHLNEDYERIKIRTESLENRLLDVVEENDRKDNENSERIRQLDEALKESQKRVEQLEAACFRYKNQAKGEFASSIKSEEKLEKSQRKDDEDNEYSNELQSVQELRTISGESPRSSIDGITRSLDFHSGDHLICEYHKLPVLAKGEGFIYGFRWHIFNKIHIV